In Aestuariibaculum lutulentum, one DNA window encodes the following:
- a CDS encoding aminotransferase class I/II-fold pyridoxal phosphate-dependent enzyme → MTFKPANNIQDLQYFGEFGGVNPSISDSSTYTFLSAKTMFDTFEGNADGCYLYSRHSSPSNLYLGEALAAMEGTETANVTASGMGAITSVLLQLCGSEDHIVSSRTIYGGTYAFMKNFMPRFNISTSFIDITDLNAVEAAITKHTKVIYCESVSNPLLEVADIKSLSQLAKKHNLKLVVDNTFSPLSIAPKTLGADVVIHSLTKFINGSSDTVGGVVCGTQDFINDLRNVNNGAAMLLGPTMDSLRAASILKNLRTLHIRMQQHSKNALFLARKFEANGLKTVYPGLESHPSHELFKSMMNETYGFGGMLTIDVGNLDTANALMELMQHKNLGYLAVSLGFYKTLFSAPGTSTSSEIPIEEQQKMGLSNGLIRFSIGLDADIERTYSIMRKCMEELGVLQPSMV, encoded by the coding sequence ATGACTTTTAAACCCGCAAATAACATTCAGGATTTACAGTATTTTGGTGAATTTGGAGGTGTAAACCCATCCATTTCCGATTCATCAACCTATACGTTTTTATCGGCAAAAACCATGTTCGATACTTTTGAGGGCAATGCCGATGGTTGCTACCTGTACTCCAGACACTCCTCGCCTTCTAATTTATATTTAGGTGAAGCCCTTGCTGCCATGGAAGGCACTGAGACTGCCAATGTAACAGCTTCAGGAATGGGTGCGATAACTTCGGTGCTTTTGCAATTATGCGGAAGCGAAGATCATATTGTTTCAAGCCGTACGATTTATGGCGGAACCTATGCCTTTATGAAAAATTTCATGCCTCGATTTAATATTTCAACTTCATTTATAGACATTACGGATTTAAATGCTGTTGAAGCTGCTATAACAAAACACACGAAAGTTATTTACTGTGAATCTGTAAGTAATCCGTTATTAGAAGTTGCAGATATTAAAAGCTTATCGCAACTCGCAAAAAAGCATAACCTGAAACTGGTGGTCGATAATACCTTTTCTCCCCTGTCTATTGCTCCAAAGACCTTAGGTGCCGATGTGGTAATTCATAGTTTAACAAAATTCATAAACGGCTCCAGTGATACCGTTGGCGGCGTAGTTTGTGGCACACAGGACTTTATAAACGATTTACGAAATGTAAATAACGGAGCAGCTATGTTGCTGGGACCAACCATGGATAGCCTGCGTGCGGCATCCATTTTAAAAAACTTAAGAACCTTACATATACGTATGCAACAACATAGTAAAAACGCTTTATTCTTAGCTAGAAAATTTGAAGCTAATGGTTTAAAAACCGTGTATCCGGGTTTAGAATCGCATCCGTCTCATGAATTATTTAAAAGCATGATGAATGAAACTTACGGTTTTGGTGGTATGCTTACCATAGATGTTGGCAATTTAGATACTGCCAATGCCCTAATGGAACTCATGCAACATAAAAACTTAGGCTATTTAGCGGTTAGTTTAGGTTTTTACAAAACTTTATTTTCGGCACCAGGAACATCAACTTCTTCAGAAATTCCAATAGAAGAGCAACAAAAAATGGGCTTAAGCAATGGATTAATACGTTTTTCCATTGGTTTAGATGCCGATATAGAACGCACATATTCGATAATGCGAAAATGCATGGAAGAACTAGGTGTTCTTCAACCTTCAATGGTTTAA
- a CDS encoding Lrp/AsnC family transcriptional regulator — MIFDSIDKKLLELLQTDSKQTNKELANKLNLSVTAVYERIKKLEKEGFISKYVALVNKHQVNKAFVAFCHIKLEKHAQDVVIKFENEVAKLNEVLECHHISGEYDYLLKVMVEDMTAFREFMVTKLTSISHIGSTHSMFVINEVKYSTVINFE, encoded by the coding sequence ATGATTTTTGATAGTATCGATAAAAAGCTTTTAGAGCTTTTACAAACCGATAGTAAACAAACCAACAAGGAACTGGCTAATAAATTAAATTTATCGGTTACTGCCGTTTACGAGCGCATTAAAAAACTGGAAAAAGAAGGTTTTATTAGCAAATATGTAGCTTTAGTAAATAAGCATCAGGTGAATAAGGCATTTGTGGCGTTTTGCCATATTAAACTGGAAAAGCATGCGCAGGATGTAGTTATAAAATTTGAAAATGAAGTGGCAAAATTAAATGAAGTTTTGGAATGTCATCATATTAGTGGGGAGTACGATTACCTGCTTAAAGTTATGGTTGAAGACATGACAGCTTTCAGGGAATTCATGGTAACCAAACTCACGAGCATCAGTCATATTGGGAGTACACACAGCATGTTTGTGATTAATGAAGTGAAATATAGTACAGTTATAAACTTCGAATAA
- a CDS encoding sensor histidine kinase: MVQTTERLASTASERYLLIYSVSVLFIVTALVVIFFVVFLKRKNKLMLEKLEQEQAFEAEIVQAQTETQEQTLKNVGWELHDNIGQLLSFANMQLSILKMQVDNETKEKFKDTTEALKESLAEVRALSKTLNNEVVLNQGFEKSITNELNRLKKMKFKSAELEIIGNKIEFKNRKHEIIIFRIIQEFLSNSVKYSEADNIKVRLNYQPENLIVTLTDDGKGFDVDEAEKGSGLINMRSRATLINADINLQSQEGEGVKLILNYPL, from the coding sequence ATGGTGCAAACCACAGAACGATTAGCTAGTACGGCTTCAGAGCGGTATTTATTAATTTATTCGGTTTCGGTATTATTTATCGTTACGGCATTGGTGGTAATCTTTTTTGTCGTGTTTTTAAAACGAAAAAATAAACTGATGCTGGAAAAACTCGAGCAGGAGCAGGCTTTTGAAGCCGAGATTGTTCAGGCACAAACCGAAACACAGGAACAAACCCTTAAAAACGTAGGGTGGGAGCTGCACGATAATATCGGGCAATTACTGTCGTTTGCCAATATGCAGCTCAGTATTTTAAAAATGCAGGTAGATAATGAGACCAAAGAAAAGTTTAAAGATACTACTGAAGCTTTAAAGGAAAGTTTGGCTGAAGTTCGAGCATTGTCTAAAACCTTGAATAACGAAGTAGTTTTAAATCAAGGGTTTGAAAAGTCAATTACCAACGAGTTAAACCGACTGAAGAAAATGAAATTTAAATCGGCAGAACTGGAAATTATTGGAAATAAAATTGAGTTTAAAAACAGAAAACACGAAATCATTATTTTTAGGATTATTCAGGAGTTTTTATCGAATTCCGTAAAATATTCCGAAGCCGATAATATTAAAGTCCGATTGAACTATCAACCAGAAAATCTAATCGTTACTTTAACAGATGACGGCAAAGGTTTTGATGTCGATGAAGCAGAAAAAGGCTCCGGATTAATTAACATGCGCAGCCGCGCCACTTTAATAAACGCCGACATTAACCTGCAGTCTCAGGAAGGAGAAGGGGTAAAGTTAATATTAAATTATCCCCTTTAG
- a CDS encoding RluA family pseudouridine synthase, translating into MSKVLSNKSNLQVLFEDNHIIVVNKRAGDIVQGDKTGDKPLSDVVKAYIKDKYNKPGNVYLGVVHRLDRPTTGLVIFAKTSKVLPRLNALFVSKDIHKTYWAIVKNEPPKPSDTLINWLKKNPKNNKSTAFPKEVKDSKKAVLHYKTLNQLDNYYLLEVNLETGRHHQIRSQLSNIGCPIKGDLKYGFDRSNKDGSIHLHARHITFEHPVKKEPVSITAPLPNDPIWDACK; encoded by the coding sequence ATGTCTAAAGTTTTATCTAACAAATCCAACCTCCAGGTCTTATTTGAAGACAATCACATTATTGTGGTGAATAAAAGAGCTGGAGATATTGTGCAAGGCGATAAAACTGGAGATAAACCACTTAGCGACGTTGTTAAAGCGTATATAAAAGACAAGTATAACAAACCCGGTAATGTGTATTTGGGCGTCGTACACCGCTTAGACAGACCTACTACCGGGCTTGTTATCTTTGCTAAAACCAGCAAGGTGTTACCACGCTTGAACGCCCTTTTTGTATCGAAAGACATACATAAAACCTATTGGGCAATTGTAAAAAATGAACCTCCGAAACCAAGTGACACCTTAATTAACTGGTTAAAGAAAAACCCAAAGAATAACAAATCTACCGCTTTCCCTAAGGAAGTAAAAGACAGCAAAAAAGCTGTTTTACACTACAAAACTTTAAATCAACTCGATAATTATTACCTGCTTGAAGTGAATCTGGAAACCGGAAGACATCATCAAATTCGTTCACAATTATCGAATATTGGATGCCCGATAAAAGGGGATTTAAAATACGGATTCGACCGTAGTAATAAAGATGGAAGCATCCATTTGCATGCCAGACATATTACATTTGAACACCCCGTAAAAAAAGAACCTGTAAGTATTACGGCGCCATTACCTAACGATCCGATTTGGGACGCCTGTAAGTAG
- the panB gene encoding 3-methyl-2-oxobutanoate hydroxymethyltransferase → MSTAKKEYKRITVKTLVDMKANGEKISMLTAYDYTMAKIVDGAGVDVILVGDSASNVMAGHETTLPITLDQMIYHASSVIRAVERALVVVDLPFGSYQSDPKEALRSAIRIMKESGGHAVKLEGGKEIKESIKRILHAGIPVMGHLGLTPQSIYKFGTYTVRAKEEEEAKRLIEDAKMLEKVGCFAIVLEKIPAKLAKQVAESVSIPIIGIGAGNGVDGQVLVVHDMLGMTHEFHPRFLRRYMNLYEGMTSAISQYVDDVKTLDFPSDQEQY, encoded by the coding sequence ATGTCTACTGCAAAAAAAGAATATAAACGTATTACAGTCAAAACTTTAGTTGACATGAAAGCTAATGGTGAAAAAATTTCGATGCTTACGGCATACGACTATACCATGGCTAAAATTGTTGATGGTGCTGGTGTTGACGTGATCCTTGTTGGAGATTCTGCCAGTAACGTTATGGCAGGTCACGAAACCACATTACCTATTACTTTAGATCAGATGATTTATCATGCGTCTTCAGTAATTCGTGCTGTTGAACGTGCTTTGGTTGTTGTAGATTTACCATTTGGTTCTTACCAGAGTGACCCAAAAGAAGCCCTGCGTTCTGCCATTAGGATCATGAAAGAAAGCGGCGGACACGCTGTTAAACTTGAGGGCGGAAAAGAAATAAAAGAATCCATTAAACGTATTTTACACGCTGGTATTCCAGTTATGGGACACCTTGGATTAACACCACAATCGATTTATAAATTCGGAACGTATACCGTTCGTGCTAAGGAGGAAGAAGAAGCTAAACGCTTAATTGAAGATGCAAAAATGCTTGAAAAAGTTGGCTGTTTTGCGATTGTTCTTGAAAAAATCCCGGCGAAATTAGCGAAACAAGTTGCCGAAAGTGTAAGCATTCCAATTATTGGTATTGGCGCTGGTAATGGCGTTGATGGTCAGGTGTTAGTAGTTCACGATATGTTAGGCATGACTCATGAATTCCATCCGCGTTTTTTACGTCGCTATATGAATTTATATGAAGGCATGACTTCAGCGATTTCTCAGTATGTTGATGATGTGAAAACCCTTGATTTTCCTAGTGATCAAGAGCAATATTAA
- a CDS encoding acetylxylan esterase produces MKYIKLLLLSFVLFNSLFINAQNSPAPIKLVQFVLTPNHSNWNYDLKENAIVKIAVLKYGIPVNNTKVIYEFGNDEMLPDKTGTLLLKTGTAEINIGTLKTPGFRQLKVKTIIDGHTYRDQVKVGFSPFEIQATVENPKDFDAFWEQAIETNKSIPLEPVTTHKPEFSTPAVDVYLVRLQNYKKGKFIYGYLSKPKDNKKHPVLFNPPGAGVKKINAITSFAEEGFISFTTEIHGISPELSKQDYKSISNAIGDYWSINLDDKDQYYYKSVYLGCVRAIDFLTSLPEFDGKNVVVTGGSQGGALSMITAALDKRVTAVSAFYPALCDNSGYLNQRAGGWPHMFSSKYQFATPEKLNTMQYYDVVNFAKRIRIPGFYSTGYNDNTCPPTSVLSAFNSINAKKEIVITPISGHWRFPETNEKSIKWLKQTCGID; encoded by the coding sequence ATGAAATATATAAAATTGCTGTTACTATCTTTTGTCCTCTTTAATAGCTTATTTATAAATGCACAAAACTCACCTGCACCAATTAAACTGGTGCAGTTTGTTTTAACGCCAAATCACTCCAATTGGAATTATGATTTAAAAGAAAATGCCATCGTAAAGATTGCAGTTTTAAAATATGGCATTCCAGTAAATAATACAAAAGTAATTTACGAATTTGGTAATGACGAAATGCTTCCTGACAAAACGGGTACACTCCTGTTAAAAACAGGAACAGCAGAAATCAATATTGGCACGTTGAAAACCCCAGGTTTTAGACAACTAAAAGTCAAAACCATTATTGATGGGCACACCTACCGAGATCAGGTAAAAGTTGGGTTCTCCCCTTTCGAAATTCAGGCAACAGTAGAAAACCCGAAAGATTTTGATGCCTTCTGGGAACAAGCTATAGAAACAAACAAATCAATTCCCTTAGAGCCTGTAACGACTCATAAACCTGAATTCTCTACGCCTGCGGTTGATGTATATTTAGTACGATTACAGAATTACAAAAAAGGAAAATTTATTTACGGTTATTTAAGCAAACCTAAGGACAATAAAAAACATCCGGTTTTGTTTAATCCGCCAGGTGCCGGAGTTAAAAAAATAAATGCCATAACGTCCTTTGCAGAAGAAGGCTTTATAAGTTTTACAACAGAAATTCACGGCATATCCCCTGAATTATCTAAACAAGACTACAAATCGATTAGTAATGCCATAGGCGATTACTGGAGCATTAATCTTGATGACAAAGACCAGTATTATTATAAAAGTGTTTATTTAGGCTGTGTACGTGCTATTGATTTTTTAACCAGTTTACCTGAATTTGATGGTAAAAACGTGGTGGTTACCGGAGGCAGTCAAGGTGGGGCTTTAAGTATGATTACTGCTGCTTTAGACAAACGCGTCACTGCGGTTTCAGCCTTCTATCCTGCTCTATGCGACAATTCTGGATATTTAAACCAACGTGCCGGTGGGTGGCCACATATGTTCAGTTCAAAATACCAATTTGCGACTCCTGAAAAACTAAATACTATGCAGTATTACGATGTGGTAAACTTCGCTAAACGCATCCGTATTCCTGGTTTTTATTCTACTGGTTATAATGACAACACCTGTCCACCAACATCCGTATTATCAGCGTTTAATAGTATCAACGCTAAAAAAGAAATCGTCATCACGCCTATTTCAGGACACTGGCGTTTTCCTGAAACCAACGAAAAGTCTATAAAATGGCTTAAACAAACCTGTGGTATCGACTAA
- a CDS encoding rhamnogalacturonidase, which produces MKKISFLIIALLLLSCNQQTKTTHSETSETSNQEDVFPDGTTISDWFKDDSKINPSDLGTFYSITDYGCVIDSTKLQTEAIQHTIDEAYRNGGGVVVIPKGVFLSGALFFKPNTHLHVEEGAVLKGSDNIDDYPFIPSRIEGQSIEYFAALINAKAVDGFTITGTGIIDGNGLNYWKAFWKRREENPKCTNLEVSRPRLVFIWKCNNVQLQDVKLRNSGFWSSHYYQCNNVKILDLRITSPHQPIKAPSTDAIDIDVCNNVLVKGCYMAVNDDAIALKGGKGPWADKDASNGENTNIIIEDCEFGFCHAALTNGSEAIHNKNIVMRNCKVTDAKRLLWLKMRPDTAQHYEYITVENITGQAHSFIYIKPWTQFFDLKGREDVPLSFSDHITMRNINLDCDIFYDMKITEYDKLSNFNFENIKVTAKNGEYDKSIIENVTFNNVEVNGELIK; this is translated from the coding sequence ATGAAGAAGATTAGTTTTCTAATTATTGCATTGTTACTGCTTTCATGTAACCAACAAACAAAAACAACACATTCTGAAACCTCTGAAACATCAAATCAAGAAGATGTTTTTCCTGACGGCACGACAATTTCAGATTGGTTTAAAGACGACTCCAAAATAAATCCTTCCGATTTAGGTACATTTTATTCTATTACTGATTACGGCTGTGTAATCGATAGCACTAAATTGCAAACTGAAGCTATTCAGCATACTATCGATGAAGCATACCGAAATGGTGGTGGCGTTGTAGTCATTCCTAAAGGTGTATTTTTAAGTGGCGCATTATTTTTTAAACCTAATACACATTTACATGTGGAAGAAGGTGCTGTTTTAAAAGGTTCAGACAATATCGACGATTACCCATTCATTCCATCAAGAATAGAAGGCCAAAGCATTGAATATTTTGCAGCCTTAATCAATGCAAAAGCTGTTGACGGATTTACTATTACCGGAACCGGAATCATAGATGGTAACGGATTAAACTATTGGAAAGCCTTCTGGAAACGTCGTGAAGAAAACCCTAAATGTACCAATCTGGAAGTTTCAAGACCGCGTTTGGTCTTTATCTGGAAATGCAACAATGTACAGTTACAGGATGTGAAACTACGTAATTCCGGATTTTGGTCAAGTCACTACTACCAGTGTAACAATGTAAAAATATTAGATTTACGTATCACTTCACCACATCAACCTATAAAAGCTCCAAGTACCGATGCTATTGATATTGATGTTTGTAATAATGTTTTAGTAAAAGGCTGTTATATGGCGGTTAACGACGATGCCATTGCTTTAAAAGGTGGAAAAGGCCCATGGGCAGATAAAGATGCAAGTAACGGCGAAAACACAAACATTATTATTGAAGATTGCGAGTTTGGTTTCTGTCATGCGGCATTAACCAACGGAAGTGAAGCCATACACAACAAAAATATTGTCATGCGTAATTGTAAAGTTACCGATGCCAAACGTTTACTATGGTTAAAAATGCGCCCGGATACTGCTCAGCATTACGAGTACATAACTGTTGAAAATATTACCGGACAAGCCCACAGTTTTATTTATATTAAGCCCTGGACACAATTTTTCGATTTAAAAGGACGTGAAGATGTACCCTTATCCTTTTCAGATCATATCACGATGAGAAACATTAATTTAGACTGTGACATTTTTTACGACATGAAAATTACCGAATATGACAAACTTTCAAATTTCAATTTCGAAAACATTAAAGTAACGGCTAAAAATGGCGAATACGACAAGTCAATTATTGAAAATGTTACCTTTAATAACGTTGAAGTTAATGGTGAATTAATTAAGTAA
- a CDS encoding nuclear transport factor 2 family protein, with amino-acid sequence MARFIFYLVLLITSMLYGQEDEELKAKYAVDTFFEGFHKGDTTLMKSVMMGDVILQTTYTTKEGKAVLMTDKPDKLFEAITKRTSDQKWDERLLDYKIQVDGTMANVWTPYEFWFNDTFSHCGVNNFQLFNDNGTWKIIYLIDTRRRQGCNEG; translated from the coding sequence ATGGCACGCTTTATTTTTTATCTCGTTTTACTCATTACTTCAATGCTTTACGGACAAGAAGATGAAGAATTGAAAGCTAAATATGCCGTTGATACGTTTTTTGAAGGTTTTCATAAGGGTGATACTACCCTGATGAAGTCGGTTATGATGGGTGATGTTATTTTGCAAACCACATATACAACGAAAGAAGGTAAGGCTGTTTTAATGACAGATAAACCTGATAAGCTTTTTGAAGCCATAACCAAAAGAACCAGTGATCAAAAATGGGATGAACGCCTGTTAGATTATAAAATACAGGTGGATGGCACTATGGCTAATGTTTGGACACCTTATGAATTTTGGTTTAACGACACATTCAGTCATTGTGGTGTAAATAATTTTCAGTTGTTTAATGATAACGGCACCTGGAAAATTATTTATTTGATTGATACGCGTCGCCGACAAGGTTGTAATGAAGGTTAA
- a CDS encoding L-serine ammonia-lyase, giving the protein MECISVFDMLKIGVGPSSSHTLGPWRAAEQWINELKQKNRFDTVESISVDLYGSLSLTGKGHATDYAIMLGLSGADPETVPTENIQTIIDTIKSSKTIQFNNEKSLDFDSSVNIKFNKKFLPFHANALVFTARIDGKNKKSTFYSIGGGFVVKEERKNAKRNKELLKSFPYPITLGTDLIDYSKKLNLPISDIVLENEKSIRTEAEIDFELKRIWETMLECMYIGCHTEGNLPGGLNVRRRAHDVHQKLKGDLPYNTPQEWLETIRKTEVKFRAILKWVSCFALSVNEVNASLGRVVTAPTNGSAGVIPAVLMYYMVIENHQADFNHIKKFLLVAGEIGSIFKKGATISAAMGGCQAEIGVSSAMAAGALTELLGGTPEQVLIAAEIAMEHHLGLTCDPIGGLVQVPCIERNSMGAIKAINAAELALDTDPANAKVPLDKVVSTMWETAKDMNSKYKETSEGGLAIGVNLVDC; this is encoded by the coding sequence ATGGAATGTATTTCGGTTTTTGATATGCTAAAAATTGGTGTTGGACCTTCAAGTTCGCACACGCTTGGGCCCTGGCGTGCTGCCGAGCAATGGATTAACGAATTAAAGCAAAAAAACCGTTTCGATACCGTTGAAAGTATATCTGTAGATCTTTATGGTTCATTAAGTTTAACCGGAAAAGGGCATGCTACCGATTATGCCATAATGCTTGGTTTGAGTGGTGCTGACCCCGAAACTGTACCGACAGAAAATATTCAAACGATCATAGATACCATTAAATCTTCTAAAACTATTCAGTTTAACAATGAAAAGTCTTTAGATTTTGATTCTTCGGTAAATATAAAATTCAACAAAAAGTTTCTGCCATTCCATGCTAATGCCCTTGTATTTACAGCAAGAATTGATGGTAAAAACAAAAAATCGACCTTTTACTCTATAGGTGGCGGTTTTGTTGTAAAAGAAGAACGTAAAAATGCCAAAAGAAATAAAGAGTTACTAAAATCGTTTCCGTATCCTATTACTTTAGGAACCGATCTTATCGACTATTCTAAAAAATTAAATTTACCCATCTCAGATATCGTTTTAGAAAACGAAAAATCAATAAGAACAGAAGCTGAAATTGACTTTGAACTAAAACGTATTTGGGAAACCATGCTAGAATGCATGTATATTGGTTGTCATACCGAAGGCAATCTTCCTGGAGGCTTAAATGTAAGACGTCGTGCTCATGATGTACACCAGAAACTTAAAGGCGATTTACCATATAACACCCCTCAGGAATGGCTTGAAACCATTCGTAAAACCGAAGTAAAATTTCGTGCTATTTTAAAATGGGTAAGCTGCTTTGCACTGAGTGTAAACGAAGTAAATGCCTCTTTAGGACGTGTAGTAACAGCGCCTACAAACGGAAGTGCAGGTGTTATTCCTGCCGTTTTAATGTATTACATGGTTATTGAAAATCATCAGGCTGATTTTAACCACATCAAAAAATTTCTACTTGTGGCCGGAGAAATTGGCAGCATCTTTAAAAAAGGCGCCACTATTTCTGCTGCTATGGGTGGTTGTCAGGCCGAAATCGGTGTATCGTCTGCCATGGCTGCGGGAGCATTAACCGAACTTTTAGGAGGTACCCCTGAACAGGTTTTAATCGCTGCCGAAATTGCTATGGAGCATCATTTGGGTTTAACCTGCGACCCTATCGGTGGTTTGGTTCAAGTGCCATGTATCGAACGAAACTCTATGGGTGCTATTAAAGCTATTAATGCCGCCGAATTAGCTTTAGACACCGATCCCGCAAATGCCAAAGTACCTTTAGACAAGGTCGTTTCAACCATGTGGGAAACCGCTAAAGACATGAATTCCAAATACAAAGAAACCTCTGAAGGCGGCTTAGCTATTGGCGTTAATTTAGTGGACTGTTAG
- a CDS encoding BamA/TamA family outer membrane protein encodes MPYLSYNRNLKVMLGVIPMANYRLNPKDTISPKSMSGIAGVYTTNGSYFATVFNRWFLNENKWRIAFFAVTGNHISQFFMEDVDVSGFYDYNTNTTMASVAVKRKITESFYGGITYTYSFFDTVYEDDVQPASKTKTNAVELNMLYDSRNSQYYPTKGINTQVRLITYPEWFGNENSANKFVTNYNTYFPMRQNNDVLAARFSGQFGLGDVPFEQQETIGGKDIRGYSEGKYRGDGLISLQGEYRYNFNQKMGVVGFAGIATIYGSTNENFDWDAYPGFGVGYRYNVFSGMKFNIGLDAAVGKGDWGIYFRIGESF; translated from the coding sequence ATGCCATACCTAAGCTATAATCGTAATTTAAAAGTCATGCTTGGCGTTATTCCAATGGCAAATTACAGATTAAACCCCAAAGACACTATTTCACCCAAATCTATGTCGGGAATTGCAGGAGTTTACACGACAAACGGATCGTACTTTGCAACCGTTTTTAACCGCTGGTTTTTAAATGAAAACAAATGGCGTATTGCCTTTTTTGCTGTTACCGGAAATCATATTTCTCAATTTTTCATGGAAGATGTTGACGTTAGCGGATTTTACGATTACAATACCAACACAACTATGGCTAGCGTAGCGGTTAAAAGAAAAATAACAGAATCTTTTTATGGAGGGATTACTTATACCTATTCCTTTTTTGATACCGTATACGAAGATGATGTACAACCTGCATCTAAAACAAAAACAAATGCAGTAGAACTAAATATGCTTTACGACTCCAGGAACTCACAGTATTACCCAACCAAAGGAATCAATACTCAGGTTCGGTTAATCACTTATCCTGAATGGTTTGGTAATGAAAACAGTGCCAATAAATTTGTTACCAACTACAACACCTACTTTCCTATGCGCCAAAACAATGATGTACTTGCTGCACGTTTCTCTGGTCAATTCGGTTTAGGAGATGTACCCTTTGAGCAACAGGAAACTATTGGAGGCAAGGATATTCGCGGGTATTCTGAAGGGAAATACCGTGGAGATGGATTAATTTCTCTTCAAGGAGAGTACCGCTACAATTTTAATCAAAAAATGGGAGTAGTTGGCTTTGCTGGAATCGCAACCATTTATGGTTCAACAAACGAAAATTTCGATTGGGATGCATACCCTGGTTTCGGTGTTGGTTATCGTTATAATGTTTTTAGTGGAATGAAATTCAATATAGGACTCGATGCCGCCGTAGGTAAAGGCGATTGGGGAATCTATTTCAGAATTGGTGAATCGTTTTAA